In Gracilimonas sp., a single window of DNA contains:
- a CDS encoding SusE domain-containing protein: MKKLILLVFTIAGLAMFASCEDNVGPTLSTNIEPPSFTNAPSGDSFVLTEETSDEVVLELEWSKPGVGFRAAANYVVEIAEAGTEFADPFTLAQTSSNSLTMTVGDLNSKMLTAGYPANVASDVEIRIKTEINDDVDVLYSEAVSLTVSPFYIEINYPEIYVPGGYQSASGYGNDWTPEDAPPLTSLEDNGQYEGYVNVANANELKFTEERSWDVNYGDDGADGTLEQNAANIQVTAGYYKINVNLNTLTYTMLNTTWGVIGDATPGGWGADTDMTYDPVEKTWSVDMSLSAGEMKFRANDAWDLDYGDNEGDGFLDQGGGNIAVPASGNYTVILNLGEAPYTYELIQN, translated from the coding sequence ATGAAGAAATTAATATTATTAGTATTCACGATAGCCGGGCTGGCCATGTTTGCTTCTTGCGAAGACAATGTTGGCCCTACGCTAAGTACTAACATTGAACCGCCTTCATTTACAAATGCACCTTCCGGTGATTCTTTCGTACTGACGGAGGAAACTTCAGATGAAGTTGTACTGGAATTGGAATGGAGTAAACCGGGTGTTGGTTTCAGAGCAGCTGCAAATTATGTAGTTGAAATAGCGGAAGCAGGAACTGAATTTGCTGATCCTTTTACCTTAGCTCAAACCAGTTCAAATTCATTAACTATGACTGTGGGTGATTTAAACAGTAAAATGCTGACCGCAGGTTATCCTGCAAATGTAGCATCTGATGTTGAGATAAGGATTAAAACTGAGATCAACGATGATGTAGATGTACTTTATTCTGAAGCTGTTTCCTTAACGGTTTCACCTTTTTATATAGAAATAAACTATCCGGAAATATATGTTCCCGGAGGCTATCAATCAGCCAGTGGATATGGAAATGACTGGACTCCTGAAGACGCCCCTCCGTTAACTTCACTAGAGGATAATGGACAATATGAAGGATATGTTAATGTCGCTAATGCCAATGAATTAAAATTCACAGAAGAACGGTCTTGGGATGTCAATTACGGTGATGACGGCGCAGATGGCACCCTGGAGCAAAATGCGGCAAACATTCAGGTTACCGCAGGGTATTATAAGATAAATGTAAATTTAAATACTCTGACGTATACGATGCTAAATACAACCTGGGGCGTGATTGGAGATGCAACACCCGGTGGATGGGGTGCAGATACCGACATGACCTACGACCCTGTTGAAAAAACATGGTCTGTAGATATGAGCCTTTCAGCCGGAGAAATGAAATTCCGGGCAAATGATGCCTGGGATCTCGATTACGGTGACAATGAGGGTGATGGTTTCCTTGATCAGGGAGGAGGAAACATTGCAGTTCCTGCGTCAGGTAACTATACCGTGATACTGAACCTGGGTGAGGCACCTTATACTTACGAACTGATCCAGAACTAA
- a CDS encoding RagB/SusD family nutrient uptake outer membrane protein, with product MFNQTYKTFLIVLTVFLGFTATSCIDDLSTTPLDDDVVTSESVYNTPDDYKQVLAKLYAGFSTTGQQGPAGNADIQGIDEGFSSYVRQYFTHQENPTDEAIIGWGDEGLPDFNTMSWTASNDFVMGMYSRIYYTITMANEFLRNAEGRDEAVIQEYAAEARFLRALSYWHALDLFGGNVPFVTEEDNVGAEPPQRTNTADLFAFIESELLDIESQIIGAKQNEYGRADRGAVWMLLSKLYLNAEVYVGQDRYDDVITYTEKVIDEGGYVLHGSYGELFLADNHTADGIIFPITFDGVNTSSWGGTTFIAHAAVGGNMNAADFGLDGGWGGYRVTPQFVDIYYSGYQTSNLDGDDVLYVPGGYQGASGYGGDWTPLEAGTLVSDNNDGVYTGYVYFAEGAEFKFTEGDWGSQEYSNDNGNMVAGGGGNFSVAEGGIYYFEVDVNNLTLTMELNPESFDARETFFTDGQTKEVADPGDFSNGYTITKWKNITSNGDTGKNLTWVDIDFPMFRLADAYLMYAEATARGAAGGNIAKAVGLVNDLRERAYGGNVSANIAAGDLTPEFVLDERARELYWEGHRRTDLIRFGLFTSADYVWAWKGGTQEGTSVSDHFNIYPIPASDVNANPNLVQNPGY from the coding sequence ATGTTTAATCAAACATATAAAACATTTTTAATAGTACTTACCGTATTCTTGGGTTTTACTGCCACTTCGTGTATAGACGATTTGAGCACTACACCTCTTGATGATGATGTTGTTACATCCGAGTCGGTATACAATACCCCGGATGATTACAAACAAGTTCTGGCAAAACTCTATGCCGGATTTTCAACAACCGGCCAGCAAGGCCCTGCAGGTAACGCTGATATACAAGGCATTGATGAAGGTTTTTCAAGCTATGTTCGTCAGTATTTTACCCACCAGGAAAACCCAACGGATGAAGCAATCATAGGCTGGGGCGATGAAGGATTGCCTGACTTTAATACCATGTCATGGACTGCTTCCAATGATTTCGTGATGGGAATGTACAGCCGTATTTATTACACCATTACCATGGCTAATGAATTTCTTCGCAATGCGGAAGGAAGAGACGAAGCCGTAATTCAGGAATATGCCGCAGAAGCTCGGTTCCTCCGGGCATTGAGTTACTGGCATGCACTGGATTTATTTGGCGGTAATGTCCCCTTTGTAACTGAAGAGGATAATGTAGGTGCTGAACCCCCTCAAAGAACTAATACCGCCGACCTGTTTGCTTTCATCGAAAGCGAATTACTTGATATTGAAAGTCAAATAATTGGTGCAAAACAAAATGAGTACGGCAGAGCCGACCGTGGCGCTGTTTGGATGCTGCTATCCAAGCTGTACCTGAATGCTGAAGTCTATGTGGGTCAGGACCGCTATGATGATGTCATTACATACACCGAAAAAGTGATTGACGAAGGCGGTTATGTATTGCATGGCAGTTATGGTGAATTATTCCTCGCTGACAATCACACTGCAGATGGCATTATTTTCCCGATTACCTTTGACGGAGTGAATACTTCCAGCTGGGGTGGCACAACCTTTATTGCCCATGCTGCCGTTGGCGGTAATATGAATGCCGCCGACTTTGGTTTAGACGGTGGATGGGGCGGTTACAGGGTGACTCCTCAATTTGTTGATATTTATTATTCTGGATATCAAACTTCTAATCTAGATGGCGATGATGTGCTTTACGTTCCCGGTGGGTATCAGGGTGCGAGTGGATATGGTGGAGACTGGACTCCACTGGAAGCAGGAACGCTGGTTTCAGATAATAATGACGGCGTGTATACCGGTTATGTGTACTTCGCTGAAGGTGCTGAATTTAAATTCACCGAGGGAGACTGGGGCAGCCAGGAATATAGTAATGATAATGGAAATATGGTTGCAGGAGGAGGAGGTAACTTCTCCGTAGCAGAGGGAGGCATTTACTATTTCGAAGTTGATGTCAACAACCTTACACTTACAATGGAATTAAACCCTGAATCATTTGATGCAAGGGAAACCTTCTTTACTGACGGACAAACCAAAGAAGTGGCAGACCCCGGTGATTTTTCAAACGGATACACCATCACCAAGTGGAAAAACATTACTTCTAACGGTGATACCGGGAAAAACCTGACATGGGTTGATATTGATTTCCCAATGTTCCGTTTGGCAGATGCTTACCTGATGTATGCGGAAGCTACGGCAAGAGGAGCTGCAGGCGGCAATATTGCCAAAGCGGTAGGACTCGTTAACGACTTAAGAGAAAGAGCGTATGGCGGCAATGTTTCTGCTAATATTGCGGCCGGTGACCTGACGCCTGAATTTGTGCTGGACGAACGAGCCAGGGAACTGTATTGGGAAGGACATCGTAGAACCGACTTGATACGTTTCGGCCTGTTTACATCAGCTGATTATGTGTGGGCATGGAAAGGAGGCACTCAGGAAGGTACTTCCGTAAGTGATCACTTTAACATCTATCCAATTCCTGCATCAGATGTAAACGCTAATCCAAATCTGGTCCAAAACCCAGGTTATTAA
- a CDS encoding SusC/RagA family TonB-linked outer membrane protein produces the protein MAFPLMIALLFSGMGQTEAIAQDRMTVSGIVTDGETGESLPGVNILVVGTTTGTSTDSDGYYEFQVPSLQDTLSFSFLGFQKILVPIDGRTEINVELRPQTISGEEVVVIGYGTQQQGDNTGSVNSISASDFNQGNITSPQELFQGKAAGVSVTSSDGAPGSGATIRIRGGSSLSASNDPLFVVDGVPLDGGGVAGMRNPLNTINPNDIESINILKDASATAIYGSRASNGVIIINTKKGRVGQGLDVNYSTRLSYQANQKRVEMLSADQFREVIEEQFGTNGTDRLGDSNTNWQDEIYRNAFGQDHNINITGAYQNIPYRVSLGFSGNEGILRTDRNDRLTGSVSLNPTFFDDQLKVNLNLKGMQVQNQFGNQGAIGSAVIFDPTQPVEGDNYGGYFTWVDNQGRPNPLAPANPVALLEQRTDESTVYRTIGNLEIDYALPFVSGLNAILNVGVDYSDVAEGDIAVPENAAFEFTGDPETSGVRVDYDQKKENELLDFYLNYQKEVADWQSSFDVIAGYSWEHHYADGFNYVTNFDRADEANLDVRADTDYATENYIVSFFGRLNYEFKDKYLLTATLRQDGTSRFSEDNRWGLFPSAAVAWKIHEEAFLDNADAITELKLRLGYGVTGQQNIGQGDYPYLPVYTYSEPTAQYQFGNQFITTLRPEGYNPDLKWEETTTYNVGLDYSLFNDRIFGKVEGYYRETNDLLNVVPVAAGSNFTNRILSNVGTLEVKGVEFEITGRLVNTQDTYWELGVNVSKNTDEITKLTTVDDPSYIGVETGGISGGVGNTIQLHSVGFPRSSFYVFEQVYNADGTPIEGLYVDRNGDGVINEADKYRYESPSADYEFGFSSRVEYKNWDASFAGHASVGNHVYNNVKSSNAFYSEMLYEGYLRNAPASVLETNFTNAQFFSDHFVENASFLRLDNINLGYTFNSVFDVINSLRVSATVQNVFVITNYSGLDPEVFGGIDNNIYPRPRTFVLGLNLNF, from the coding sequence ATGGCTTTTCCTTTAATGATAGCGCTTCTATTTTCGGGAATGGGACAAACGGAAGCCATTGCACAGGACAGGATGACTGTATCCGGAATCGTAACAGATGGCGAAACCGGTGAATCTTTGCCGGGGGTAAATATTTTAGTAGTTGGTACCACTACCGGTACATCTACTGATTCTGACGGGTATTACGAATTTCAGGTACCGAGTTTGCAAGACACATTATCGTTTTCATTCCTTGGATTCCAAAAAATATTAGTGCCAATTGATGGAAGAACAGAAATTAACGTTGAATTGCGGCCTCAAACCATTTCGGGAGAAGAGGTAGTTGTTATCGGTTATGGTACCCAACAACAGGGTGATAATACCGGTTCAGTGAATTCCATCAGTGCCAGCGATTTTAACCAGGGAAACATCACCTCACCTCAAGAATTATTTCAAGGTAAAGCAGCAGGTGTAAGTGTAACTTCCAGTGACGGTGCTCCGGGTAGCGGTGCTACCATTCGAATTCGGGGAGGATCTTCACTTTCTGCAAGTAATGATCCGCTTTTTGTAGTAGATGGAGTGCCTTTAGATGGGGGTGGAGTTGCAGGGATGAGAAATCCCCTTAATACCATTAATCCTAATGATATTGAGTCTATAAATATCCTTAAGGATGCCTCAGCAACAGCTATTTATGGTTCCCGGGCTTCTAATGGTGTGATTATCATTAATACGAAAAAGGGACGCGTAGGCCAGGGACTTGACGTAAATTACAGCACAAGGCTTTCGTATCAGGCCAACCAAAAAAGAGTAGAAATGCTTAGTGCGGATCAATTTCGTGAAGTGATTGAAGAGCAATTTGGTACCAATGGCACTGACCGTTTAGGAGATAGCAATACAAACTGGCAAGACGAAATTTACAGAAATGCTTTTGGCCAGGATCATAATATTAACATCACCGGGGCTTACCAGAATATCCCTTACCGGGTTTCTTTAGGATTTTCCGGAAACGAAGGTATTCTGAGAACCGACAGAAATGACCGGTTGACCGGGTCTGTTTCTTTGAACCCAACCTTTTTTGATGATCAGTTAAAAGTGAATTTGAATCTGAAAGGAATGCAGGTTCAAAATCAGTTTGGTAACCAGGGAGCCATTGGTTCTGCTGTTATTTTTGATCCTACCCAGCCTGTGGAAGGAGATAATTACGGCGGTTACTTTACATGGGTAGATAATCAAGGAAGGCCTAACCCGCTTGCACCGGCTAACCCGGTAGCTCTTCTGGAGCAAAGAACTGATGAATCTACTGTTTACCGTACCATCGGTAATCTTGAAATTGATTATGCACTTCCTTTTGTGTCTGGTTTAAATGCAATTTTAAATGTAGGAGTGGATTATTCCGATGTTGCCGAAGGGGATATAGCCGTTCCTGAAAACGCAGCGTTTGAATTCACCGGAGACCCTGAAACTTCCGGAGTGCGCGTGGATTACGACCAGAAAAAGGAAAATGAACTTTTAGATTTTTACCTGAACTACCAAAAAGAAGTAGCTGACTGGCAAAGTAGTTTTGACGTAATTGCAGGTTATTCCTGGGAGCATCACTACGCGGATGGTTTCAATTACGTGACTAATTTTGACCGTGCGGATGAAGCAAATCTGGATGTTCGTGCAGATACAGATTACGCTACCGAAAATTATATCGTTTCTTTCTTCGGACGTTTGAATTATGAATTCAAAGATAAATACCTGTTGACCGCAACGCTTAGACAAGACGGTACTTCAAGATTCTCGGAAGACAACCGGTGGGGCTTATTTCCTTCAGCCGCTGTGGCCTGGAAAATTCATGAAGAAGCTTTCCTAGACAATGCGGATGCCATAACGGAACTTAAGTTGCGTCTCGGTTACGGTGTTACAGGTCAGCAAAATATCGGACAAGGTGATTATCCATACCTGCCCGTTTATACATACAGTGAGCCTACTGCTCAATACCAATTCGGTAACCAGTTTATAACAACACTGCGGCCGGAAGGGTATAATCCCGATCTTAAATGGGAAGAAACCACAACTTATAATGTTGGGTTAGACTATAGCCTGTTTAATGATCGTATCTTCGGTAAAGTTGAAGGTTATTATCGTGAAACAAACGACCTGCTTAATGTGGTGCCTGTAGCTGCAGGTTCTAACTTTACAAACCGCATACTTTCAAATGTAGGTACCCTTGAAGTGAAAGGGGTAGAATTTGAAATTACCGGACGGCTGGTAAATACCCAAGATACCTACTGGGAACTTGGTGTTAACGTATCTAAAAATACCGATGAAATCACCAAGCTCACCACGGTTGATGACCCAAGCTATATTGGGGTAGAAACCGGCGGTATTTCCGGAGGTGTTGGTAATACCATCCAATTGCACAGTGTCGGATTTCCAAGAAGTTCATTCTATGTATTTGAACAAGTTTACAATGCCGATGGAACACCGATTGAAGGATTATATGTTGACCGCAATGGTGACGGAGTGATTAACGAAGCCGATAAGTATCGATATGAGAGCCCAAGTGCGGATTATGAATTTGGATTCTCGTCCAGAGTGGAATATAAAAACTGGGATGCTTCTTTTGCAGGGCACGCAAGTGTAGGAAATCATGTTTATAACAACGTGAAATCCAGTAATGCATTTTACAGTGAAATGCTTTACGAAGGCTACTTACGAAATGCACCGGCATCAGTGCTTGAGACAAACTTTACTAATGCTCAGTTTTTCTCTGACCACTTTGTAGAAAATGCATCTTTCTTAAGACTGGATAACATCAATCTCGGATACACATTTAACAGCGTTTTTGACGTTATAAACAGTCTCAGAGTTTCTGCAACTGTGCAAAACGTGTTTGTGATAACAAATTACAGCGGACTTGATCCGGAAGTGTTCGGAGGCATAGACAATAACATCTATCCTCGTCCAAGAACATTTGTTCTGGGATTAAATCTGAATTTCTAA
- the ispG gene encoding flavodoxin-dependent (E)-4-hydroxy-3-methylbut-2-enyl-diphosphate synthase has translation MAKIERRKSIQVMVGNVPVGGGAPIVVQSMTNTDTADIDETTDQIEHLFRAGSELVRITVNNDAAAKAVPYIKEKLLKRGVPVPVIGDFHYNGHKLLTKYPEMAKALAKFRINPGNTGTKTRDENFATIVEQAIKYDKPVRIGVNWGSLDQQLLADRMDANNELPKPKSAKEVMLDTMVESAKRSSKLAEDVGLASNKIIISCKMSGVQDVVTVYERIAEAVDYPLHVGLTEAGMGMKGMVASASALSVILQQGIGDTIRVSLTPQPGADRALEVQVAQQILQSLKIRSFIPQVTSCPGCGRTKSTYFQELAEEIQDYIVESMPVWRKAYPGVEEMDVAVMGCVVNGPGESRAANIGISLPGTFEEPKAPVYIDGEHSTTLRGDHIGEEFRQILDNYIQERYGNKKNAGKTVEM, from the coding sequence ATGGCAAAAATAGAGCGACGTAAATCAATTCAGGTAATGGTGGGGAATGTTCCCGTTGGGGGAGGCGCCCCTATTGTAGTACAATCTATGACCAATACTGATACTGCTGATATTGATGAAACCACTGATCAAATTGAACATTTATTTCGGGCAGGATCAGAGTTAGTGCGAATTACCGTAAATAATGACGCAGCCGCTAAGGCAGTACCCTATATCAAAGAGAAATTATTGAAACGGGGAGTGCCGGTTCCTGTAATTGGAGATTTCCATTATAACGGGCACAAACTGTTAACCAAATACCCGGAAATGGCAAAGGCGCTTGCCAAGTTTCGCATCAATCCCGGAAACACCGGAACCAAAACCCGGGATGAGAATTTTGCCACGATTGTAGAACAAGCCATTAAATACGACAAACCGGTACGCATTGGGGTAAATTGGGGGTCCCTGGATCAGCAGTTACTTGCTGATAGAATGGATGCCAATAATGAACTTCCAAAACCAAAATCCGCCAAAGAAGTGATGCTTGATACGATGGTAGAGAGTGCAAAACGATCTTCAAAACTGGCGGAAGATGTAGGGCTGGCTTCAAATAAGATTATTATCAGTTGTAAGATGTCGGGTGTGCAGGATGTGGTAACTGTGTATGAGCGCATTGCCGAAGCCGTAGATTATCCCTTGCATGTGGGATTGACTGAAGCAGGTATGGGAATGAAAGGAATGGTAGCGAGTGCATCAGCCCTGTCAGTAATTTTACAACAGGGGATAGGAGATACCATAAGGGTTTCACTCACGCCCCAGCCGGGTGCCGACCGTGCCCTTGAGGTACAAGTTGCTCAGCAGATATTGCAATCCCTTAAAATCAGGAGTTTCATTCCTCAGGTAACTTCCTGTCCCGGTTGTGGAAGAACTAAAAGTACTTACTTCCAGGAACTAGCAGAAGAAATCCAGGATTACATCGTAGAATCCATGCCCGTCTGGAGAAAAGCCTACCCCGGTGTGGAAGAAATGGATGTGGCTGTAATGGGGTGTGTGGTAAATGGACCCGGTGAATCAAGAGCAGCGAATATAGGGATTTCACTGCCCGGAACTTTTGAAGAGCCCAAAGCCCCGGTATATATCGACGGGGAGCACTCAACCACGCTCAGGGGAGATCACATTGGGGAAGAATTTCGTCAAATCTTAGACAACTATATCCAAGAGCGATACGGGAACAAGAAGAATGCAGGAAAGACCGTGGAAATGTAA
- a CDS encoding rhomboid family intramembrane serine protease: MNNSFFQGGGNMRGNMPYDSFGGAIKRGFMRMPIAIRTIILANLVVFVIQMLGGQGLNEWAIGNLGFDPSFPTFLTQPWRFITYMFLHGGFLHFLFNMLWLWWMGRAVEETLGPRTFTVIYFGAGILGALLDAGFALVFGDALVIGASGAVTGMLVAFAMLFPKAPIMLFLFPPIEARFFVAGWIAIDILFVGAGDGVARLVHLGGALGGYLLVKAHQNGKDLSLVIRYVEYLFGRVKPAGGKRKRNKNMSIVQDADIVEEVDQTELDDILEKISKKGYDSLSKEEKRKLFELSKKN, encoded by the coding sequence ATGAATAATTCGTTTTTTCAGGGAGGTGGAAATATGAGAGGTAATATGCCGTACGATTCATTTGGAGGAGCCATTAAACGCGGCTTCATGAGAATGCCTATTGCCATCCGAACCATTATCCTTGCAAACCTTGTGGTTTTTGTGATCCAGATGCTGGGCGGTCAGGGCTTGAATGAATGGGCGATCGGTAATTTAGGGTTTGATCCTTCCTTTCCGACTTTTCTAACACAGCCGTGGCGATTTATCACCTACATGTTTTTGCATGGCGGGTTCCTGCATTTCTTATTTAATATGCTATGGCTTTGGTGGATGGGACGTGCCGTTGAAGAAACCTTAGGACCGCGAACATTTACCGTGATATATTTTGGTGCGGGAATTTTAGGAGCTTTACTGGATGCCGGTTTTGCATTAGTATTTGGAGATGCTTTGGTAATAGGGGCATCAGGTGCGGTTACGGGAATGTTGGTGGCCTTTGCTATGCTTTTTCCAAAGGCACCGATTATGTTATTTTTGTTTCCGCCCATTGAGGCACGATTTTTTGTAGCCGGATGGATAGCTATTGATATTTTATTTGTTGGAGCCGGTGACGGAGTGGCAAGACTTGTTCACTTGGGCGGTGCTTTAGGTGGATATTTATTGGTGAAGGCTCATCAAAACGGAAAGGATTTAAGTTTGGTTATCCGGTATGTAGAATACCTTTTCGGACGGGTAAAACCGGCTGGCGGAAAACGAAAACGCAATAAGAATATGAGCATCGTGCAAGATGCAGACATTGTTGAGGAAGTGGACCAAACTGAACTCGATGACATTTTAGAGAAGATTTCCAAGAAAGGCTACGATTCACTTTCCAAAGAAGAGAAACGAAAATTATTTGAACTCAGCAAGAAGAACTGA
- a CDS encoding rhomboid family intramembrane serine protease yields MDNFSPNTSFTLFPPVIKNLLIINGLAFLLTKQVFGAGWTPIGAALAPYLVLNPLGEGFIPWQLVTYMFLHADLGHIFFNLFALWIFGQAIENLWGSKRFLIYYLLTGIGAAVIHMFIGGYFTYTLGASGAVFGILLAFGMMFPDRYIMLLIPPIPIKAKYFVAVYGLFELFNGLAMPNSGIAHFAHLGGLVVGFILIKYWGLKKPKDYI; encoded by the coding sequence TTGGATAATTTTTCACCGAACACGAGTTTTACTTTATTTCCCCCCGTTATTAAGAACCTGTTAATCATTAACGGGTTGGCTTTTTTACTCACTAAACAAGTATTTGGAGCCGGATGGACACCCATTGGAGCCGCTCTCGCCCCTTACCTGGTTTTGAATCCTTTGGGTGAAGGATTTATACCCTGGCAATTGGTGACTTACATGTTTTTGCATGCTGATTTGGGGCACATCTTTTTCAATCTTTTTGCTCTTTGGATATTCGGGCAGGCCATTGAAAATTTATGGGGATCAAAACGATTTTTAATCTACTATCTGCTTACCGGAATTGGCGCAGCCGTCATTCACATGTTTATAGGCGGATATTTTACGTACACACTGGGTGCTTCCGGCGCAGTATTTGGGATTCTGTTAGCTTTTGGAATGATGTTCCCTGATCGATACATCATGCTATTAATACCGCCCATCCCCATTAAAGCGAAATACTTTGTTGCTGTTTATGGGTTGTTTGAGTTGTTCAACGGACTGGCTATGCCCAATAGCGGGATTGCCCATTTTGCTCACTTAGGCGGATTGGTGGTTGGATTTATACTCATTAAATACTGGGGACTCAAAAAGCCTAAAGACTATATCTGA
- a CDS encoding FAD-dependent oxidoreductase — protein sequence MKINQDYDAIIIGSGMGGMSAAAMLAKDGFKVLILEKAHAPGGCSSSYFRKGYVFESGATTLIGFDENQPLWKLEKETGIQIPREEITPSMSVWIDGEQIIRYKDRKVWMQECTRVFGDGDAQRAFWKEAFRVSDLVWKLSLKNPFFPPRKLSEWVHLALNNNPLDVWVLKYAFQSAADVMKKFGVDTPKFWRFVDEQLMITAQAKSEETPFLFGAAGLTYTNYSNFYVPGGLLEMINTIQNFIQDKGGALHTKEGVEMISREGDQFMVHTQQHAKKNSLIKLRL from the coding sequence ATGAAAATAAATCAAGATTATGACGCTATAATTATTGGTTCAGGCATGGGTGGTATGAGTGCCGCCGCCATGCTCGCCAAGGACGGCTTTAAAGTCCTCATCCTCGAAAAAGCCCACGCTCCGGGAGGATGTTCTTCGTCTTATTTTAGAAAAGGATATGTGTTTGAGTCGGGAGCGACCACGCTCATTGGTTTTGATGAAAATCAGCCGTTGTGGAAGCTGGAGAAGGAAACCGGAATCCAGATTCCCAGGGAGGAGATTACTCCAAGTATGTCGGTTTGGATAGATGGAGAGCAGATCATTCGATACAAAGATCGTAAGGTATGGATGCAGGAATGTACCCGGGTTTTTGGTGATGGAGATGCTCAACGGGCTTTTTGGAAAGAAGCTTTCAGGGTATCTGATTTGGTATGGAAATTATCGCTGAAAAATCCATTCTTTCCCCCACGAAAACTTTCCGAATGGGTACACCTTGCCCTTAATAATAATCCGCTGGATGTTTGGGTGCTGAAGTATGCATTTCAGTCGGCAGCCGATGTGATGAAAAAGTTTGGAGTTGATACGCCAAAATTCTGGCGATTTGTGGATGAGCAACTGATGATTACAGCTCAAGCTAAATCAGAAGAAACACCGTTCTTGTTTGGAGCTGCCGGTTTGACCTACACCAACTACTCCAACTTCTATGTGCCGGGCGGACTGCTGGAGATGATTAATACCATCCAGAATTTTATTCAGGATAAAGGCGGTGCCCTTCATACCAAAGAAGGGGTAGAGATGATTTCAAGAGAAGGGGATCAGTTCATGGTTCATACCCAACAACACGCAAAGAAAAATTCGCTTATCAAGCTCCGATTGTGA